Genomic DNA from Hemitrygon akajei unplaced genomic scaffold, sHemAka1.3 Scf000121, whole genome shotgun sequence:
gctccagggtattcaccgaaTATCAGTAATgtagtctgtcggtgtgaccctgtaaactccacatattctgtctcATTCCCCGATGGCTAGAAAAATGTTCCTGATGTAAGAGCGTTGGGAGGGGCAGGGGTGAAGGATGATagaaagtcccacagtgaggaaaATTTGTGAAAGGGAAAGTGTCGATGGGAGTTGGTGGAAGAGACCCCACCTGAGGAAAAGAGGTAGGAAGAGAAAACCTGTAGGAGAAAGAGAGGAAATAGGAAACATCCCATAGGAGGAATGAGGATGAGGATGAGAGATTCCGCAGGagtaagggatatggggaaaagaagATCCCGAAGggaaaaatgggaatggggaagagatcccacagggggaaaggggatggggaatacagatccctcaggaggatacCAAAGGGAAGAGATAACTGCAGAAGATTAGAGGATGCAGAAATAGATTTTACGGGATGGGTCTTTCTGAATTGAGGACAACAATCGGGAGGAGATGCCCAaatgatctgatgaagtctccaacaacTCTTCACAAGTAACCACAGAACCCCCCCCGTCTTTGGagaattactgaccgatcccctgggcatttgtcactatttttcacaatctgatttacgaCTGTTTAACCCAAATTgttttacattgaaacaacacaatgggacagtttcacagttcagattgagagataaatcaagttacctcaactcctggcacttgtggagcccgggtcccagccgctggattccttcacactgaagttgACAGCCCtgcaggtcgaggtgttttattgtatcacagagtccgatgacatgagacaggaccgcgcagtcaatcggggtcagtgtcattccactgaatgagaGTTTTTTCACAGATCCCAGTGTACCTTGAgtcagtccacgattctgagactcaaacaggtagtgcagtgtgttcaggaggctccttttaccagatGCAATCctcgtgtttccactctggcgtttaacctcctccttcacccagtcaatcacccggcacgttgtttgatgaggaaatggacccagaaactcttCCAGGCctcgagctgtcattggggaggagagaccagcaacaaaacggagaaatacctcaaatcgcccatctgtcatgTTGtgagcttcagtgaggaatttcaggatatccttgGGATGTAgggtcaggaattgtgcgactgctgctacaaactcttggatggtgaggtgtgggaatgtgtacaccacacaccgggcagaatcctctctctccaaaagctccatcaggaacccggacaggaactgggaaggcttaAGATTGTAGCTGATCAAATCTCCATATTTAAATAtgatcttcttctcggacactcctctgaaggccatctgaccaaccctgagtaacacatcacgggggttctcaatctcacgaacgtggtttttcaggatgttgtaaatatagtaggagtacagttgggtgatggtcttgggaactcgctgcgggtccctgcctctttgtgtgaagaaggggcccagtgccaaagcgaggatccagcagtaggaggggttgtagctcatggtgtacaggatctcgttctccttcacgtgtttgaaaataGCTGCTGCCACCGAtggatcttcaaaatacctgatgaaatattccttccgttcctcaccaacaaatcccaggatttcagcccagacgcTGATCTTGGCTTTATCCAATAAATGTAAtgcagtgggacgggtggtcaccagcactgaacaccctgggagcagcttgccctggattaaactgtacaaaaTGTCCGACACCTCACaacaccactcgggatctgggcactggtgcttgggttctgtatctctccgactgtcagcaaaatcaattctGTGCTCGAATTCATCCAG
This window encodes:
- the LOC140723632 gene encoding NACHT, LRR and PYD domains-containing protein 3-like isoform X3; this encodes MELLEREDSARCVVYTFPHLTIQEFVAAVAQFLTLHPKDILKFLTEAHNMTDGRFEVFLRFVAGLSSPMTARGLEEFLGPFPHQTTCRVIDWVKEEVKRQSGNTRIASGKRSLLNTLHYLFESQNRGLTQGTLGSVKKLSFSGMTLTPIDCAVLSHVIGLCDTIKHLDLQGCQLQCEGIQRLGPGLHKCQELSLGQNKLGDSGVKLVSAALRNPECKIQKLWLWDVSLTYSGAEDLASALSTNPSLTELGLGYNKLGDSGVKLVSVALTNPKCGIEKLGLLSLCVLHPHLQTEGYRSHRFWCRGSCLCSQYQPITDRAGAGIQLAHGPICPRSPPSHTGPPESEADRSNLSAEIPSSPTVCTQAGRML
- the LOC140723632 gene encoding NACHT, LRR and PYD domains-containing protein 3-like isoform X2; the protein is MELLEREDSARCVVYTFPHLTIQEFVAAVAQFLTLHPKDILKFLTEAHNMTDGRFEVFLRFVAGLSSPMTARGLEEFLGPFPHQTTCRVIDWVKEEVKRQSGNTRIASGKRSLLNTLHYLFESQNRGLTQGTLGSVKKLSFSGMTLTPIDCAVLSHVIGLCDTIKHLDLQGCQLQCEGIQRLGPGLHKCQELSLGQNKLGDSGVKLVSAALRNPECKIQKLWLWDVSLTYSGAEDLASALSTNPSLTELGLGYNKLGDSGVKLVSVALTNPKCGIEKLGLLSLCVLHPHLQTEGYRSHRFWCRGSCLCSQYQPITDRAGAGIQLAHGPICPRSPPSHTGPPESEADRLVEESVQSDRGEGTEISAGTQTRTDS